In Eulemur rufifrons isolate Redbay chromosome 2, OSU_ERuf_1, whole genome shotgun sequence, the sequence ACCAGCCGACACTTGAGATGGGCTCCTGACAGACCCCCAATATCCCTTTAGTCTCCCCGACATGCCACATTTGGCTCTGACAATGGGTGGTCTGTAAGGGTGCCCTGGAGCCTTCCCGAGTGCCACCCCCGACCTGCATGCCTCTTCCGACCAGCACACAGACGTTCCTGTGCGTACAGTGGCAGCAGGGGAGGCTGCAGGCTTAGGTCACATGAGTGAAAACGGGCTGTGAGAGAGAGTGCTCAGGCGCTCAGAACCATTCCACCATGTGGTTGCACAGACATGCACACGGGTTCCCGGCTTCCCCTCCCATCTGTCGGGGACTACTCAGCTGGCGGGTAGCTGTCGTCCTGGTCACAGAGGATGGAGGTGGCAGAGCCCATGGGCCTTGCATCCCTTTGCCTTGGGTGCATCTGGCCCCGGCTGCCACCAAACTGCAGCCTCATCTTTCATGACGACCCCCCATTGTGTACACCTCTGCGGGCCTAGCCAGGTATGCCCAGATGGGTCACAGTAGAACATCTCCATCCCAGGACCTGAGGCCCTGGAGCATGGCTCTGCACCAGCAGGCCTGCCAGGTCATTTGGGGGACCTTTAGGCCTCCCCAGAAGCACACTGCCAGCTCCTTCAGTCCCCCAAGTAAGAACCGTGCTTCCATGAAAAACATCAGGTACTTTAATCCTATTGAATAGCTCTGTGGTCCTGCCAAGTGCCAATGCTACCTACaaacccacccctctcccctctctcccagcTCGGGTGGCTGGGCTCTGTCGGGGGTTGGAGGGGGACCAGGCTCAGCCTGCTCCAGGGGACAGGCTGGAACAGTCCAGAGGAGTCCTGGCCTCCCGTGCACTGGGGTGGGCCTGCCGGCTGTCAGTGCTGAGTCAGGCACTCAGTGGCATTCTCCAAGGTCAGGTAGGCCAGGTGTTGGGGCTCCAGACACGTGAAGCTTGGGGATACCAGGCTGCAGGTAGACAGGGGTGTCTCAGCCCCCCTCGTGCCTCCCTCTGCCTTTTCAGTGGGTATTACCTGGGGGGGCCCTGGCCTCTCCTCCCAGCTGGGACATGGGGAGGTCCTATGCGTGGCAAAAGCcctgcttgttctcagggtgggTCACTCGTGTGACTGGGACTGCAAAAGGGTGTTGGGTGGGGCCTGTGGAACATTTAATCCCTGGTTTAGGTGCACCCTGACCCTGGAGGCCCCCCCTTCCCTGGCTCACTCACAAGGCTGGGGTGGTTCTGTATGTCCCAGGCCCAGAGGAGGAGCAGCAGTGCATGGTTTGTTCATGAAATGACACATAGGCATAGTTGTAGAGGTGACATTAGCACGTTCTAGGCACAGAGAGCCATGCCTGCTGTGCCCACTGAACTGAAGAGCCCACCCCACGTCTCCCCTCACtcccttgtccctccctcccctgtggAAGGCTGGGTCGGGGTGGCCTTACCTCAAGCTCGTGTCCTGTCTGAAAGACAACATGGGGCCCAGTCAGGCCCCCCCACGGGCACCCCATCCATCCACCATGGGGAGCCCTCCCAGACTCTGGCCACGTTTCTGCCACACACATGGGGCAGGCTGGGACCGGGCTCTATGGGGATCCTTTAGCCAGGATGattcccccttcctccacctgaGTTCAGAGACCtttgagggaggaggggctggggccgccCCCTGCACTACCTCAGAGAGCTGGGTCCAGGTCCTGCCTCCTTGTGGCCTGCCTAGGCCATGGGAGCCATGGGAGCCATGGGAGCCAGCTTCCCGCACGTACTCACCGGCTGGGTGCTCACATGCACACTACCTCTGGTAAGGCATGTTGGGTTTGAGGAGGGGACTTACTTGTGCCAGTCACTTCTACAATGACAGCAACAGCAGATTTGGAGTCAGGGGGCCAAGTGGCCTGGCTTGGTGTCCCCTCTCCGAGCCCAGGTGGCAAGTTTGCTGCTGCCCAGAGACCCCAACTCACATGTAACTGAGAAGGCCCTGCACAGCTGCCTCCCACTGCTCCGAGGACCTGTGAGGACATGGGCTTGGAGGTGGTGTGTCCCCCAGCCCCAGACCCCACCCTCCCCAGGTGACGAGAGCTAGGTGGAAGGCGGAGGAGCCTTATCCCAGGAGAGCCTGGGACCCCAGGGACAGCAGGGCCCTTGGCACAGGCGGGTGCCAGTGCCTGAGCCCTACTCGCAGTTGTAGCCAAAGCAGACGACGTGCGAGTCTGTGCAGTTGTTGCAGGAGATGGTCTGGTACTGGAAAATGCCTGCAACACAGGAGAGGCAGCTGCAGGCTCCCTCAGCCTCTGGGGTCctgagctgctgctgccagtgccGAACCCCTCAGCCTGGATGGAAGCTCACTCACCACAGTGACGCTGACAGTCAATGCGGCCTGTGGGAGGACAGGACAGCGTGGTTTTACCAGACCCAGCTTggtcccccagccctgccaaAGGCTCAGGGGCCCGCCCTCAGCCACCTGgttacatacatgtgtgtgtccAAGACCCAGAGGGAAGGGGTCCCCAGGGTGGCTCCCAGCACAGGATGGCGGACACCTGGGGAAGGTGGCAGTACCACTCCTGGTACCTCCAGGGGACTAGTTTGGGGAGGTGCCAGGGAGGTGGTGGCATGTATCTTTTGGGCTGTACTGGTGACCATGGGATGACAGGGGTCCCTCCCTGGGGCCTGCCCTATCCAGATGGTCTGTTCACATCATTCAGCCCCAGCCAAGCCCTGCTCCCGGGGCCCCAGCCTCGAAGGAGCTCAAGCCCTGTGGGGACCGGCGACACCTTCAGTGCACCTGGTCCCGCGGCCCCCCTCACTCACTTTCGATGATAGCGTTCTGGATGAGGTGCACCTGCTCCCGGAAGATGGCTCGCAGCTCACTGGGGAAATACCCtgatgggggaggcaggagaagggaggtcaggcGCAGATGGCGGGCGGAGGTGTGTGTATGGGGTGGGCCGTCCCTGCCTGTTTCCCTCCCCTTACCCGGGAAGTACATCTTCCCCTGGTACAATTGATCCATTTTCTGGTACACGATTCTCGCCACTTGTTCCAGCTTCTCCAGGGCTGCGGGTGGGGAGGAGCCAGGTGAGCGGCCGGCTCGGGGGGTCTGGCCGGTGCCGGGCGCCCCGGGCTCGGCTCAGCGCTCACTGATCTCCGCGGGGATGGCCAGGTGCAGCTCCTTCATCGTGTCCTGGCTCCAGTCGGTGAGCAGCGCCCCCGACACGGGGATGTCGCCCACCCACCAGGACTTGAGGTTCACATGGTGGCGGTAGAAGGAGAACTTCTCCGAGAAGTTGTGGTGGCAGTGCAGGCAGCCGCGGGCCAGCGCCGCAGTCATGCCCAGGCACAGCAGCAGTGCCATGGCCCGCCCGCCGCCGGCCAACCAACCGCGCACCCGCGCCACGCCCTCGGCCGCGCACCAACCAACGGCGCTCCTGCCACGCCCCTCGGCCGCGCACCAACCAACGGCGACCCCCCGCGCCACGCCCCTCGGCTGTGTACCAACCAATGTTGCCTCCCTCCCGCGCCACGCCCCTCGACCGCACACCAACCAACAGCGCCCCTCCGGCTCTGGGACGCACCTCCGTCCTCGCCCCCatctcaggccccgcccccacaccGGGTCCCGCCCACCCGTCCTCAACCGACAAGTGACGCCGCAAATTCCGCCCCTAGGCCCCGCCTACAAGCCTCCACTAAGAGAGGACTCCGCTTCCGGATTGGCTCCGCGCTCCCGGCCTCGCCCACGCATACTCCAACGCGGGCGCCAGCTCCTCTTCCTTGGCCGCCTCCCCCTGAGGCCCCGCCCTGCTCCCCCAACAGCCGCGCAAGCTCCGCCCATAAGACGGTGCCGGGGACTCCCACCAATGGCGGCACCGGCCGGCGCCCGGTTGCTAGGCAACCGGGAACATGCCCAGCGgacccggccccggccccggccccggccccatCGGTGTGTCCGGCCTCCACGGCGGCCTCCGGGACGAGGCTCCGCGCTGACAGCCCGCGGGACGGGCCTGGTGACCCCCGTGCACCGCTTCCCCGCGAGGCCCCGGCCCTTTAAGGGAAGTAGGCCCGGCTTCCGTGGGTGCGGCCGGGCGGGACGAGCGGGACGTGTCCCTCCGCGCCGTGTCCCTCCGCGCCGTGTCCCTCCGCGGGCGCTGAGGTGGGGTGGGCCCGGCGCTGAGGCGGCGGCCAGCGGAGCCAGGTGGGTCACCGAGGGGACGAGGCGGGCGGCTAGGGGAGGCCGGGTGGGTCCCCGGGGCGACGCGGCCGACGGCGGGGAGGCCGCGTCCCCGGGCCGGGTCAGGCTGTGGGTACAAAAGCCGGTTTGGGGCCAACCCTCGGTCCACTGATCAAGCTCTCGCGGGCCCCGATCCTCCTGGTTTGGATAAAATCCTTTTCCGGCCCCCCAAACCGACGCGGAGTCGGGTCCCTGCAGCGTCCCCTGAGCACGTGGCAGGTCGGGGCGAGGGGCGGCTGAGGACGACCCCGCGTAGCTCCCTGGCCGGAGAAGCCCCTCTTCCTGCCGGGCTCGAGATGGCGTTAAACCGCCTTGTGGGTTATAGGGTCACTGACAAGGGAGGGGAGACCCGGACGTACAGTCCCAGGGCGGGACCGACCGTTCGGGGGAAGGACTCTGGTCTCTGCACGTTGCTTTTccctctttgcatttttctttctttaacagtTTCATCTACGTTTAATTGACATACAGTAAACCCCCCATATGCCAAGTGGACGGTTGGGGAGATGCTGAGATGCCACACGTGCAGTTAGTGCACATCTCACGTGCCACTGCCTACCTGTACTTTCTGGTCTGGGACTTGCTCCCCGCACAGGCTGTGGGCAGTGCCTGGCCAACCCCAGAACTGCcagctgcttcctccttccttcctgcacaTCTTGAGTTCACCAGGGCTGTGAGCagccccattttattttttagagacagggtcttgctctgttgcccaggctggagtgcagtggtgtcatcatagctcactgcagcctccaactcctggctcaagtgatcctcctgcctcagcctcccgagtagctgggactacaggtgcacaccaacacacccagctaatttttttattttttgtcaaggtggggtcttgttatgttgcccagactagtctcgaacacctggcctcaagtgatccacctgcctcagcctccccaagtgttGGGAGTATGGTGTGACACCTGGCTTGagcagccccattttacagaggaggtgGGGCTCAGCTGAGTGGCTGCTGCAGCCTCCCTGAGGCTGGAGCCCTGGAGTCCCCAGTGATGTCTCAAGGACCGAGTAGTGATCTCCCAGTGTGTGGGGTGAGCTGGGTTTCGACCTGTGAGATAAAACTCACTTTCCTCTTCTGTTCTCCTGGATCACTTCTTCAGGCCAGCTCTGCTTTAGTGTAGGGAGGTGGATGTTTGTTTGGTGTCTGGCCCTCTGGTTGGTGCTTCAGAACTGGAGATTTAGGGAAGCAACACTGGGGAGGACCCTCAGACCTTACTGCCCAGGCCCACACCCGCAGAGAGGGTGGAAAGCAGCAGGAGCCCCAGCCTGCCACAGTCGCCACTCTGAGAACTTCCGGAAGCCAGGCTTTTAACAACCCAGCTGGCAGAGGTCTGTCATTAGAACTCAAGAGCAAGGGTGCTGGTTATGAGTGAGGACAAGGGGAGTGGAAGTCCAGCATGCTGCTGTCCCCAGCGCTCCCGGTGTGTTGCCGGGTGGCTGTCCTACTCAGGAGCCTACCTCAAAGGACACTTGTCCCATTGCAGCCTTCCCAGCGTCTCCTCCTTTCAAAGGTCGGTGTTTCTCTTTAACTCTCTAGAGCTGAGCTGGCCCCCGAGGCAGCTGGGGTGCAAATACACACCAGACCCGGACCGCAGAATATCTCCTTAGTGTAATTTCACCCAgttcttttccctcctttctttttctttcttttttttatttttttatttttgctttttgatgtGGCCACCAGAAAATTTGGAATTACACACATTACGTATGCAGCTCCCAGCGCACCCCAGCGTTTCCAGGgcatttattctttcagtaaaCGCATGTGATGCCCCTCTGCCCGTGGGATACATCAAGTTCTACCTTCGTGTTTGGTTATTTCTTAAATGGGATGAGTTTCTCAAAGGCTTTGGACAAATGCTTGGTGTTTAGTGATGGATGAATTATTGTCAGCCACAGTTTTTTATATAGAGTATATTTAAGAGCAGTTTagattcatagcaaaattgagtagAAGGAACGGAGAGCTCCCATGTcgccccaccctgtccccacacGCACAGCCTCTTGTGAACCCCCGTGTCGGAAGGGACTGTGTTTTAATATCTTCACATCTCTCGAAAAGCCTGCCACAGTGTTCACGTAGCAGGTGCCCCAAAGTAACTGCGAcaaactgaatatttttttaaggctATTTTTGGCAAACTGGCTTCTGAGTTCCCCTCTCTTTCTCACCCAGCAAAAGCATCAGGGGTTGTTTTAGTCTGTCAGGAGGTCTGTGAAAGTGCCATTTTAGTTCCTGAGCTTTGTAAATGTTTCATGTTCTATAAACAAGGTGAACGGAGATCTGTTCTATATGTAAAAACGTCCTAGGCCACCGAGTTCTTTGAAAACTCAGCCATTAATCATCTTCCAGGGAGTTGTTCTCCCACCTTAAGGGCCTCGTAGATTAGAGATTTCAGGAGAATTTCCCGGCCGCTGACCGAGAAGTGGGGCTTTTTACTTTGGGAAGTTTTAGACATTCCCCAGCCGAGGAGCTCTGTTCCTGTTTCCTGGAATTTACAAGCTCAAATGGCTTAACCAGAAAAGGTGAATCCAGGTTCAGAAACCAGCGCCTGTGGTACTGTGTGTGCCCTGCTGCCCACCGGGAAAGGTGACACTTCTGTTTTCTCGGGGACTTTCACACGATGCCTTCTGAGGGCCATGCCCgacctcttccctttctcttttgaTTCTATCAAATTGACtattatattttcctgtttaCTCAGACTGGAAAACTAGATGTACGCTTCTCATAAAGGTTCACAAAGGGAATTTCACCTTCCAGAGGAAATAATAGTTcatctttattttgttcattattattTAACAACAAAGGCCTGATGTGCACATTGTTTTGCGACTTACTTTTCCACGGAGCGGATACTGGATGTCCCTCCTTGGACATGAGCGCCGCTGTCTAGCTCCTTTTGAGGCCGCGAGGGCGCGCCGTCCTCGTTAGGCAAGGGTGGAGAGAGCGCCTCCTGGTCGGGAGGTTTTGGCTCAGGTTTAAGGCTTTTCCCTCCAGTCAGATGGGCGGGATGACTTTGTCAGAAGCCGCACGCCCTGGTCTCGGGGTTGTCAGCCTCCTTGCCACTCGGGGTCAGTCTCACTTAGATTTCTCTGGCTTTTTCCTCTACATTCTTCTTGTCTTGATGCAGagcttatattttgttttttagtttaaaaagtatGTTAAAGTCACACACGTGTATTTATTGTTGCTGTGTTTTAATGTCATGTTTCACTGGGGAGTAGGGAGCTGTTACTCCTGGGTGGGGCTCTGGGCCAGGGTCCCCCCCAGCACTGTGGACATTGGGCCAGGTCATTCCTGCCCTTGGGCGAGGCAGCGGACCCGCTTCCTGGTGTGCGGGATGAGCCAGTCCCTCCCACCTTCCAGGAAATGATGAGTTCATGAGCTTTCCAGCCAGGGCCTCAGCAaacattaggttggtttattaaTAACACCAAAAGCTCTGCAAGCAGCCATTCCAGGCTGAGAGTCAGGGGTTGTCCCATCACTTAGCGGGAACAAGCGTCCCTGTCCACCCTCAGGCAGCCTCTCCACACGGGAGGGTGCGCCCTGCCTGGCTTCCTTTCTGACGAGTAGGTTGGTGGCTTCGCAGGGAGCTGCAGGAACAGATATGGGAAGAGACAAGAACATGTCAGCACCTCTGACAGCCCCAGTTGCTGCCGACTAGCTAATAATGAGGCTggccatttaaaatattactcaTTAAAGAGGGAAATGAGTGGCCTGCACTATATTCTCAATTTTAATACTAAGCACTCAGGAGAATGTAGGAAAGATTTCCTTTGCtacaattttgttaaaaaaaaaaaaagagggaaaagaggcAAACAGTCCAAAACACTTGGGCCtggccctgctctgccacttgcaGAACAAGCTTTTTCCCCTTAGCCCTGAGGATGTTGGGTCTGGGTCATTCTCAGGGGTGGGGCGTCCTGGGCACTGCAAGGTGCTGAgcctccacccaccccatgcCAGGAGCACCCCCAGTTGTGATGACCACAGATGTCCCCAGACATGGCCCAGTGTCCCCTGCAGGGGCTGAATCACCCCCATGAAACCCACAGTGTCACTGAGAGCTCTTTACAGCAACCCGAGTGAAGTGAGACCCCGAGTGGGCCACCCGGCTTCCCCTGGACGGACTCCTCCCTCCACACCCCTTCCCCTTTCAGACAAGAAGCGTCTAGGGGCTGAGAAGGCAGCGTGAGGTTAAGCCCAGACCCCTGGGCCCCAGCGTCCCAGGGCACTTCCTCAGCAAGGACTGCGCTGTAGCGTATGGACAAGTGTGGGGGTGCTCCTCCTTGCGTCTTCCTGTCTCTAACACTTGGCCTTGTGCCGAGCTCAGTCTCCGTGGTGTCTCTGGAAACCTGTTAGGGGGCACCTCGGGCTTTGATGACATCTCACATTTCTCTGTAACCGTCCCCCAGCCGACACCATCTTGTCAAAGGATGTGTTTGTACCTGCCCCTGTGGCAGACCGAGGCCAGGGGAGACAGAGTCAGAGTCCTGTGAGGTGCAGAACGAGAACCCCAGCCTGTCCACACCCAGCTCCCCTTTCTCTGTCCTGGTAGAACAGGGGCATTAGCAGTGGGAACCTCAAGTTCAAGTGCATGTCCTCTGTTTCACTTGCTGTGCACACTGAGCTCTCAAAGGCTCCAGGGCagggtccttcctgcctctcccagcttctgggggctccaggcatCCCTTAGCTTGTGCCCAGGTCACTCCAGTCTCTACCTGCATCTTCTCTGGGCTGTCCCCTCTGTATGTCTGTGTCCACATTTCTGTCACCTTATAAGGTCACTGGTCACTGGACCAGGGCCCCCCTGCTCCGGGTCTAGTTAACACCTGGTCTTCACTgatgacatctgcaaagtcccttttccCAAAGAAATTCCCATTCACAGGTCCGGGGCTTAGGACTAGAAGCTATATTTTTGGGGAACACAGTTCAGCTCACAACAGGGGActtggggagtgactgctgatagagttggagtttctttttggggtgatgacaaCGTTGTGGATTTAGATAGAGGTGGCGGATGTATAACTCTAAACATACTAAGATCCACTtaattgtgtactttaaaaggTTGAAATTTGCAGTacatgaattttatctcaatctaaaaaaagaaaagattggcaGGAGGGTTAGAAAACTATGCTGACCCCGTGGCCCAGTGCCTCACTTCCCGCCTGTCTGCCTTCGTACCGCAGAAGTTGGAGAACTTCACCCAGTAAAGAAAGACGGGTGCACGAAACAGTAGGACACGCACGTGGGATTTGGGGAAGCCACAGCCATCATCCTGCAGGTCCTACAGGGTTGAGGATGGCCTTCCAGCACCAGGAGCAGTTGTGATGTTTGAAAATAAGCATTTAGGTTATGGAAGACAGTTCTGGGCacagtcatttttctttctgttttttttttttttttttgagacagagtctcgctttgttgcccgggctagagtgagtgccgtggcgtcaacctagctcacagcaacctcaaactcctgggcttaagcgatcctactgcctcagcctcccggatagctgggactacaggcatgcgccaccatgcccggctaattttttctatatatattttagttggccttctttctgtttttttgagacagcgcctcactctgtcacccaggctgtagtgcagtggtgtcatcgtaactcactacagcctccaactcctagcctcaagtaatcctcctgcctcagcctcccgagtagctgggactataggcaccacgaccctggctaatttttctacttttagtagagacagggtcttgctcttgctcaggctggtttcgaactgagctcaagcgatcctcccgccttggcctcccagagtaccaggtatataggtgtgagccactgtgcccggcctctgcCTTTTTTAACAGGACAGATTCTGGGCTTCAAGCATCTTCCAGCTAAATATTGGGGCTGCCAGAAGGGGAGCTAGTGTTGCACACTGATCGAGAACAAACAAGCTGACTTCTGAGCTCAGGGCTTGTCTCTCTTGTGCTCTGGGGTAGCTGTCCCCGAGGCGGTGGCAGGATGTGGAAGCCTCCGGAAGGAAGTGGGGACTGTGGGCCCTGAGCTGCTGCTGCACCTCGCCCGGGGAGGGATCAGCCCAGTTGGTTATTTAGAGGAACTATGCTGTGTCGTGTTGTGCTTTCAGAAAAGAAGTGTGAGTTGGGGCGGGGGAATTTATCTTACCTTCTGTCCCTCTAGAAGTTTCCAAGGGCCATTGGCATCTTTTCCGTGGGAAGACCAGGGGAACCACAAGGCGTGGCATTGGATTCTGAGAAGCTCGTGCCAGCATCGTCCCCACACAGACTCTGGACGGCTCTGACCGGAGCAGAGAGAACGGAGTCCCGGGCACGGTGAGTAGGGCGTGGGGGACAGCGACAGGGAGGTTGTCACCCGGGGGCCACCCGGGCTGCCCCACATGTCTTTGTTTCTGATAGAAGACTGTCTGCTTGGGGTGGGAACTCTGCCTGTCCAGGAagttttttggaaaataattactTCCACTTAAAAAACAGGCCTCCCACTTTGTGAGAGGAGACAGAAACGCAAGCCCGACCTTTGTAAGCCCCTTCGGCCACCCTGGCCCCATTTTCTGGAACGGTCCTGGTGGGCGTGTGGTAGACAAGCGTAAAGACGTAGAAAGAGACAAGCCGAGGCCGTGGGGGCAGCCACACTCTCCGAGAGGCTCGGCCCAGGCAGGGGTCTCCTCCCAAGGCTGGAGTCTGCCCAGGGTGGCCCTGTCCGCAGAGGCCTCGGAGGCCCCTGGAagaccctccccacctgccctgagCAAATCAGCAGCCGGGCAGTGGCAGGtggagtttttctttgttttgtgacTTCTGTTGTGTTAGAAAGTCAGTGACAGAATCGCGAAGGGGCCCACAAGTACAGCTGGGAGTAGGTGAGGCCCAG encodes:
- the IZUMO4 gene encoding izumo sperm-egg fusion protein 4 isoform X1 yields the protein MALLLCLGMTAALARGCLHCHHNFSEKFSFYRHHVNLKSWWVGDIPVSGALLTDWSQDTMKELHLAIPAEITLEKLEQVARIVYQKMDQLYQGKMYFPGYFPSELRAIFREQVHLIQNAIIESRIDCQRHCGIFQYQTISCNNCTDSHVVCFGYNCESSEQWEAAVQGLLSYISDWHKQDTSLSLVSPSFTCLEPQHLAYLTLENATECLTQH
- the IZUMO4 gene encoding izumo sperm-egg fusion protein 4 isoform X2, giving the protein MALLLCLGMTAALARGCLHCHHNFSEKFSFYRHHVNLKSWWVGDIPVSGALLTDWSQDTMKELHLAIPAEITLEKLEQVARIVYQKMDQLYQGKMYFPGYFPSELRAIFREQVHLIQNAIIESRIDCQRHCGIFQYQTISCNNCTDSHVVCFGYNCESSEQWEAAVQGLLSYISDWHNLVSPSFTCLEPQHLAYLTLENATECLTQH